In one window of Candidatus Avedoeria danica DNA:
- a CDS encoding 4Fe-4S dicluster domain-containing protein gives MNPWSNVESVCLQPHGPLRPTFCNVPPWAETFLYLGSAVAIGIFAYGIWRHYRLWRAGQPAPKRNSGDWRARLGTFMTHVIGQRRTVRRTLPAIFHSGIFYGFSLLFIGTVLATIDFDLPLVLSKVPGLANFVDPNGAGVELSPLRFLHGPFYLVYEAVLDAAGVALLIGLGIAMWRRYVAKPHHVLAQWDFVIWSLLLIDVTGFLVEGLRLAFAPVPHGVWSWGGYALSKGFLALGLGGESVGLATSLHLWLWLGHAVISLGFIALLPFSNAVHIFSTSANLVMRPIGIGIAAGAALQPIDLETAEFFGVGKLGEFTWKQRLGFDACVRCGRCETVCPAFLAGTPLNPKNVILTLGDALRAELDAPAMPAGEAPIVVGEGQLIAPDVLFSCTTCMACVEVCPAEIEIVDDLIDMRRYLTLSEGALPGTTSVTAKNMSTAGNPWGYSPEDRTKWTQGAGVPVPIAQPGEHYDALYWVGCSGSYDKRNQRIAQSLAQLMHAAGLKFAIMAEESCTCESARRLGEEYLYQTATNANVLNMKKYTFDRVVCHCPHCFNTIKNEFPQFDGDFEVIHHSQLLEELLNDGRLQIPEAVRQSVAFHDSCYLGRYNGEYDAPRASLAAAGVDIVELPRSKESGLCCGGGGGQMWFEGYAQKGVNVIRLEEIVASGADRVAVACPFCLTMLDSARGGVGESADGVKVMDVAEVLAEALGKGRVPGD, from the coding sequence ATGAACCCGTGGAGCAACGTCGAGAGCGTCTGCCTCCAGCCGCACGGCCCGCTCCGGCCGACGTTCTGCAACGTGCCGCCGTGGGCCGAAACGTTCCTCTACCTCGGCAGCGCGGTCGCGATCGGGATCTTTGCCTACGGCATCTGGCGCCACTACCGCTTGTGGCGCGCCGGCCAACCGGCGCCGAAGCGCAACTCGGGCGACTGGCGGGCGCGGCTGGGCACGTTCATGACCCACGTGATCGGCCAGCGTCGAACGGTGCGCCGGACGCTGCCGGCGATCTTCCACAGCGGGATCTTCTACGGCTTCTCTCTCCTGTTCATCGGCACGGTGCTGGCGACGATCGACTTCGACCTGCCGCTCGTGCTGAGCAAGGTCCCCGGGCTGGCGAACTTCGTCGATCCGAACGGCGCGGGCGTCGAGCTTTCGCCGCTGCGCTTCCTGCACGGCCCGTTCTACCTGGTCTACGAAGCCGTCCTCGACGCCGCCGGCGTGGCGCTCCTCATCGGGCTGGGCATCGCGATGTGGCGGCGGTACGTCGCCAAGCCGCACCACGTCCTGGCGCAGTGGGACTTCGTGATCTGGAGCCTCCTCCTCATCGACGTGACGGGCTTCCTTGTCGAGGGCTTGCGCCTGGCGTTCGCGCCGGTGCCGCACGGCGTCTGGTCGTGGGGCGGCTACGCGCTGTCCAAGGGCTTCCTGGCGCTCGGCCTCGGCGGGGAGTCCGTCGGGCTCGCGACGTCGCTGCACCTGTGGCTGTGGCTCGGCCACGCCGTGATCTCGCTCGGCTTCATCGCCCTCCTGCCCTTCTCGAACGCCGTCCACATCTTTTCGACGTCGGCGAACCTTGTCATGCGGCCGATCGGCATCGGCATCGCCGCCGGCGCCGCGCTCCAGCCGATCGACCTCGAGACGGCCGAGTTCTTCGGGGTCGGCAAGCTGGGCGAGTTCACGTGGAAGCAGCGCCTGGGGTTCGATGCGTGCGTGCGGTGCGGGCGGTGCGAGACGGTCTGCCCGGCCTTTCTGGCCGGGACGCCGCTGAACCCGAAGAACGTGATCCTGACGCTGGGCGACGCGCTGCGCGCCGAGCTCGACGCGCCGGCGATGCCCGCGGGCGAGGCGCCGATCGTCGTCGGCGAGGGCCAGCTCATCGCGCCCGACGTCCTCTTCAGCTGCACGACGTGCATGGCGTGCGTCGAGGTCTGCCCGGCCGAGATCGAGATCGTCGACGACCTCATCGACATGCGCCGCTACCTGACGCTCTCCGAAGGCGCGCTGCCGGGCACGACGTCCGTTACGGCCAAGAACATGAGCACGGCCGGCAACCCGTGGGGCTACTCGCCCGAGGACCGCACGAAGTGGACCCAAGGCGCCGGCGTGCCGGTGCCGATCGCCCAGCCGGGCGAGCATTACGACGCGCTCTACTGGGTCGGGTGCTCGGGCAGTTACGACAAGCGGAACCAACGAATCGCCCAGAGCCTGGCGCAGCTCATGCACGCCGCAGGGCTCAAGTTCGCGATCATGGCCGAAGAGAGCTGCACGTGCGAGAGCGCGCGGCGCCTCGGCGAGGAGTACCTCTACCAAACGGCGACGAACGCGAACGTCCTGAACATGAAGAAGTACACCTTCGACCGCGTCGTCTGCCACTGCCCGCACTGCTTCAACACGATCAAGAACGAGTTCCCGCAGTTCGACGGCGACTTCGAGGTCATCCACCACTCGCAGCTGCTCGAGGAGTTGCTGAACGACGGTCGACTGCAGATCCCCGAGGCCGTCCGTCAGAGCGTCGCCTTCCACGACAGCTGCTACCTCGGCCGCTACAACGGCGAATATGACGCCCCGCGCGCCTCGCTGGCCGCCGCGGGCGTCGACATCGTCGAGCTGCCGCGGTCCAAGGAGAGTGGGCTGTGCTGCGGCGGCGGCGGCGGGCAGATGTGGTTCGAGGGGTATGCGCAGAAGGGCGTGAACGTCATCCGCCTCGAGGAGATCGTCGCCAGCGGCGCCGACCGCGTGGCCGTCGCGTGCCCGTTCTGCCTGACGATGCTCGACAGCGCGCGCGGGGGGGTGGGCGAGTCGGCGGACGGCGTGAAGGTGATGGACGTGGCGGAGGTGTTGGCGGAGGCGTTGGGGAAGGGGCGGGTACCGGGCGACTGA
- a CDS encoding NADH-quinone oxidoreductase subunit N: MTPASLPELLVALPALAVVMAALVIVLVEALWRRTNARLIDGIALVGLGGAAFLETLSLRSGGDGSAIYRGAASAVSGPATALVRQDALAAFGGLLILVAAAFTVLVGGAYVARRGLRQAEYTAVVLFAAAGMLLLGAAADLIMIFLGVEAFSIALYVLCAFRSGDRAGYEAALKYFVLGSLAAGFLLYGTALVYGATGSTELARIGQVLADPDGGGSAGQLSVGLAGLTLLLVGLGFKMALVPFHQWAPDVYQGAPTPITGFMAAATKTAATVALIRVLWTAFGGLSATWLPAVAALAVVTMVVGNLAAIVQADVKRMLAFSAIAQAGYVLVALVAATTGGVAAALYYLLAYGLAKLGAFGVLALLDGQGSGGADDDPGRGGPAADRPAPGPRDATTLADLAGLGRTQPWLAATMTICLMSLVGLPPMAGFLGKWMIFQSAVDGGWTWLAVVLVLNTALSAFYYLRPIGWMYMVEPKGNTVSDGDTVPEVGSGASFALTVAVLGLVAALVSGGIVRVARAADAFDQRRPDAPAGLPPELGTATPSVTSTPAGTAP, encoded by the coding sequence ATGACGCCTGCCAGCCTGCCCGAGCTGCTCGTCGCGCTGCCGGCGCTGGCCGTCGTGATGGCCGCGCTCGTGATCGTGCTCGTCGAAGCGCTCTGGCGCCGGACGAACGCACGGCTGATCGACGGCATCGCGCTCGTCGGGCTTGGTGGGGCGGCGTTCCTTGAAACGCTCTCGTTGCGCTCAGGCGGCGACGGGTCGGCCATCTACCGCGGCGCGGCTTCGGCGGTCAGCGGGCCGGCCACCGCGCTCGTGCGACAGGACGCGCTGGCGGCGTTCGGCGGCTTGCTCATCCTCGTCGCGGCCGCGTTCACGGTGCTGGTGGGCGGGGCGTACGTGGCGCGGCGCGGGCTGCGTCAGGCCGAGTACACGGCCGTCGTCCTGTTCGCCGCCGCCGGCATGCTGCTGCTGGGCGCCGCAGCCGACCTGATCATGATCTTCCTCGGCGTCGAGGCGTTCTCGATCGCGCTGTACGTCCTGTGCGCCTTCCGGTCCGGCGACCGCGCCGGCTACGAAGCGGCGCTGAAGTACTTCGTTCTCGGCTCGTTGGCCGCCGGCTTCCTGCTGTACGGCACCGCGCTCGTGTACGGCGCGACGGGCAGCACCGAGCTGGCGCGGATCGGACAGGTACTGGCCGACCCTGACGGCGGTGGAAGCGCGGGCCAGCTGAGCGTCGGACTGGCGGGCCTCACGCTCCTCCTCGTCGGCCTTGGCTTCAAGATGGCGCTCGTGCCGTTCCACCAATGGGCGCCCGATGTCTACCAGGGCGCGCCGACGCCGATCACCGGCTTCATGGCGGCCGCCACGAAGACGGCGGCGACGGTGGCGCTGATCCGTGTGCTCTGGACGGCGTTCGGCGGCCTCTCCGCGACGTGGCTGCCGGCGGTGGCCGCGCTGGCCGTCGTCACGATGGTCGTCGGCAATCTGGCGGCGATCGTCCAGGCGGACGTCAAGCGGATGCTCGCGTTCAGCGCGATCGCCCAGGCGGGCTACGTCCTCGTCGCGCTCGTGGCGGCGACGACGGGCGGCGTGGCGGCGGCGCTGTACTACCTGCTGGCGTACGGTCTGGCCAAGCTCGGTGCGTTCGGCGTGCTGGCGCTGCTCGACGGGCAGGGCAGCGGTGGCGCGGACGACGATCCCGGACGCGGCGGCCCGGCCGCCGATCGCCCTGCCCCTGGTCCGCGCGACGCGACGACGCTGGCGGACCTGGCGGGCCTCGGCCGCACCCAGCCCTGGCTGGCCGCGACGATGACGATCTGTTTGATGTCGCTCGTCGGTCTGCCGCCGATGGCCGGATTCCTCGGCAAGTGGATGATCTTCCAGTCGGCCGTCGACGGCGGCTGGACGTGGCTGGCGGTCGTGCTCGTGTTGAACACGGCGCTTTCGGCGTTCTACTACCTGCGGCCGATCGGCTGGATGTACATGGTCGAGCCCAAGGGCAACACCGTGTCCGACGGCGACACCGTGCCCGAGGTCGGCAGCGGGGCGAGCTTTGCGCTGACGGTGGCGGTACTCGGACTCGTGGCGGCGCTCGTCAGCGGCGGCATCGTGCGCGTCGCGCGCGCCGCCGACGCGTTCGACCAGCGGCGGCCGGACGCACCGGCGGGTCTGCCGCCTGAGCTCGGCACTGCCACTCCGTCGGTCACCTCGACGCCCGCGGGGACGGCGCCATGA